From one Mycolicibacterium sp. HK-90 genomic stretch:
- the topA gene encoding type I DNA topoisomerase: MAGDSGSGSKGNIRRLVIVESPTKARKIAGYLGSNYVVESSRGHIRDLPRNAADVPAKYKSEPWARLGVNVDDNFEPLYIVSPDKKSTVTELKDLLKGVDELYLATDGDREGEAIAWHLLETLKPKVPVRRMVFHEITEPAIRAAAENPRDLDIALVDAQETRRILDRLYGYEVSPVLWKKVAPKLSAGRVQSVATRIIVQRERERMAFRSAGYWDVSAELDASVSDPQATPPKFTAKLNTVDGRRIAAGRDFDSLGQLKKPDEVLVLDEASAGALAAGLRGAQLAVSSVEQKPYTRKPYAPFMTSTLQQEAARKLRFSSERTMSIAQRLYENGYITYMRTDSTTLSESAINAARNQARQLYGDEYVHPSPRQYTRKVKNAQEAHEAIRPAGDVFQTPGQLHSALDTDEFRLYELIWQRTVASQMADARGTTLSLRIAGTARGGEQVVFNASGRTITFPGFLKAYVESIDELAGGESDDAESRLPNLTQGQRVDAADLTADGHQTSPPARYTEASLIKALEELGIGRPSTYSSIIKTIQDRGYVQKKGSALVPSWVAFAVVGLLEQHFGRLVDYDFTAAMEDELDEIANGQEQRTNWLSNFYFGGEHGVEGSIARAGGLKHLVGGNLEGIDAREVNSIKLFDDDEGRAIVVRVGRNGPYLERMIADPDNPGELKPQRANLKDELTPDELTLELAEKAFATPQEGRVLGVDPATGHEIVAKDGRFGPYVTEILPEPPEDPDAGTTAKKGKKPTGPKPRTGSLLRTMDLETVTLDDALKLLSLPRVVGVDPSNNEEITAQNGRYGPYLKRGTDSRSLATEEQMFTITLEEALKIYAEPKRRGRQAAAAPPLRELGTDPASGKPMVIKDGRFGPYVTDGETNASLRKGDDVASITDERASELLADRRARGPAKKAAKKAPAKKAAAKKTAAKKAPAKKAAAKKA; this comes from the coding sequence TTGGCTGGCGATAGCGGCAGCGGTAGCAAGGGGAACATCCGGCGACTCGTGATTGTCGAGTCGCCGACCAAGGCGCGCAAGATCGCCGGCTACCTCGGCTCCAATTATGTTGTCGAGTCCTCCCGCGGGCATATCCGTGACCTGCCGCGCAATGCCGCGGACGTGCCCGCCAAGTACAAATCCGAACCGTGGGCCCGCCTCGGGGTCAACGTCGACGACAACTTCGAACCGCTCTACATCGTCAGCCCCGACAAGAAGAGCACGGTCACCGAGCTCAAGGACCTGCTCAAGGGTGTCGACGAGCTCTACCTCGCGACGGACGGTGACCGCGAGGGGGAGGCGATCGCCTGGCATCTGCTGGAGACGCTGAAGCCCAAGGTGCCGGTGCGGCGGATGGTGTTCCACGAGATCACCGAGCCTGCCATCCGGGCCGCCGCGGAAAACCCGCGTGACCTGGACATTGCCCTGGTCGACGCGCAGGAGACCCGCCGCATCCTCGACCGGCTCTACGGCTACGAGGTCTCGCCCGTGCTGTGGAAGAAGGTCGCGCCGAAGCTTTCGGCCGGCCGCGTGCAGTCGGTGGCCACCCGCATCATCGTGCAGCGTGAGCGGGAGCGCATGGCGTTCCGCAGCGCCGGCTACTGGGACGTCAGCGCCGAGCTGGACGCGTCGGTGTCCGACCCGCAGGCCACGCCGCCCAAGTTCACCGCCAAGCTCAACACCGTCGACGGGCGCCGGATCGCGGCCGGCCGCGATTTCGACTCCCTCGGTCAGCTCAAGAAGCCGGACGAGGTGCTCGTGCTCGACGAGGCCAGCGCCGGAGCGCTGGCCGCCGGGCTGCGCGGCGCTCAGTTGGCCGTCAGCTCCGTCGAGCAGAAGCCGTACACCCGCAAGCCCTACGCGCCGTTCATGACGTCGACGCTGCAGCAGGAAGCCGCCCGAAAGCTGCGGTTCTCCTCGGAGCGCACCATGAGCATCGCGCAGCGGCTGTACGAGAACGGCTACATCACCTACATGCGTACCGACTCGACGACGCTGTCGGAGTCGGCCATCAACGCGGCTCGCAACCAGGCCCGTCAGCTCTACGGCGACGAGTACGTGCATCCGTCGCCGCGGCAGTACACCCGCAAGGTCAAGAACGCCCAGGAGGCGCACGAGGCGATCCGCCCCGCCGGTGACGTGTTCCAGACCCCCGGCCAGCTGCACAGCGCTCTGGATACCGACGAGTTCCGGCTCTACGAGCTGATCTGGCAGCGCACCGTGGCCTCGCAGATGGCCGACGCGCGCGGCACCACGCTGTCGCTGCGGATCGCCGGTACCGCCCGTGGTGGCGAACAGGTCGTCTTCAACGCGTCCGGCCGCACCATCACGTTCCCGGGCTTCCTCAAGGCCTACGTCGAGAGCATCGACGAGCTGGCCGGCGGTGAGTCCGACGATGCCGAGAGCCGCCTGCCGAACCTGACCCAGGGACAGCGCGTCGACGCCGCCGATCTGACCGCCGACGGCCACCAGACCAGCCCGCCGGCCCGCTACACCGAGGCCTCGCTGATCAAGGCTCTCGAAGAGCTGGGCATCGGTCGTCCGTCGACGTACAGCTCGATCATCAAGACCATCCAGGACCGCGGCTATGTGCAGAAGAAGGGCAGCGCGCTGGTGCCGTCCTGGGTGGCCTTCGCCGTGGTCGGGCTGCTGGAGCAGCACTTCGGCCGGCTGGTGGATTACGACTTCACCGCGGCCATGGAGGACGAGCTCGACGAGATCGCCAACGGCCAGGAGCAGCGCACCAACTGGCTGTCGAACTTCTACTTCGGCGGTGAGCACGGCGTCGAGGGTTCGATCGCCCGCGCCGGTGGGCTCAAGCACCTCGTCGGTGGGAACCTCGAAGGTATCGACGCGCGAGAAGTCAACTCCATCAAGCTCTTTGACGATGACGAGGGGCGCGCGATCGTGGTTCGGGTGGGCCGTAACGGGCCGTACCTGGAGCGCATGATTGCCGATCCGGACAATCCGGGTGAGCTCAAGCCGCAGCGGGCGAACCTCAAAGATGAGCTGACGCCCGACGAGCTGACGCTCGAGTTGGCCGAGAAGGCTTTTGCCACACCGCAAGAGGGCCGGGTTCTGGGCGTCGATCCGGCGACCGGCCACGAGATCGTCGCCAAGGATGGCCGATTCGGTCCGTACGTCACCGAGATTCTCCCGGAACCTCCCGAGGATCCGGACGCGGGAACGACGGCCAAGAAGGGCAAGAAGCCGACCGGACCCAAGCCGCGCACCGGATCGTTGCTGCGCACCATGGATCTGGAGACGGTGACGCTCGACGACGCGCTCAAGCTGCTGTCGTTGCCGCGCGTGGTCGGAGTCGACCCGTCGAACAACGAGGAGATCACCGCGCAGAACGGCCGCTACGGCCCATACCTGAAGCGCGGCACCGACTCTCGTTCGCTGGCCACCGAGGAACAGATGTTCACCATCACCCTCGAGGAAGCGCTCAAGATCTACGCCGAGCCGAAACGCCGTGGGCGCCAGGCCGCCGCGGCCCCGCCGCTGCGTGAGCTGGGCACCGACCCGGCCTCGGGCAAGCCCATGGTGATCAAGGACGGTCGGTTCGGGCCGTATGTCACCGACGGTGAGACCAACGCCAGCCTGCGCAAGGGTGATGATGTCGCCTCGATCACCGACGAGCGGGCCTCGGAGCTGTTGGCCGATCGTCGGGCGCGTGGGCCGGCGAAGAAGGCCGCCAAGAAAGCTCCGGCGAAGAAGGCTGCCGCCAAGAAAACCGCTGCCAAGAAGGCCCCGGCGAAGAAGGCCGCCGCCAAGAAGGCCTGA
- a CDS encoding cold-shock protein: MPQGTVKWFNAEKGFGFIAPEDGSADVFVHYTEIQGSGFRTLEENQKVEFEVGQSPKGPQATGVRAI; this comes from the coding sequence ATGCCACAGGGAACTGTGAAGTGGTTCAACGCGGAAAAGGGCTTCGGCTTCATCGCTCCGGAGGACGGCTCTGCCGACGTGTTTGTCCACTACACGGAAATTCAGGGCAGCGGATTCCGCACCCTGGAGGAGAACCAGAAGGTTGAGTTCGAGGTCGGCCAGAGCCCCAAGGGGCCGCAGGCCACGGGTGTTCGGGCCATCTGA